The Oryza glaberrima chromosome 9, OglaRS2, whole genome shotgun sequence genome includes a window with the following:
- the LOC127783643 gene encoding protein ACCELERATED CELL DEATH 6-like, giving the protein MASAVKAKLTVAKAKEDTAKPPMNPWLLFLASRGDCDGITEHILLNMEAATQQTKAAKEEAGACHRRPAPSAGSSPLDQANPAIPTMATTQKASGDDGHQSCLDLEGVTIEGDTALHVLATSGDGWSYLRSAEIICSKAPHLLLAQNNKGGTPLHCAVRAGHSQMVSFLIDLANKPRSNLQVAARLKEVLRKGTAFLPLHDAIRIGNKEMITKLLEFDPELASSPTDEAGISPLYLAIVLQRSDIAKLLHQMSPEKLSYSGLSGQNALHAAVLQGKEMTEMLLNWNKDLAEQVDKNRSTPLHFAASLCKDFAASLSEYTVITWMSRTPLIPVLLANPVQLYQQDSEGLYPIHVAASSGAIRTIKYLIEEQPDEIAGLLDFKGRTFLHVAVERGRWNIVEYAHRTRSLARIFSMQDNDGNTAMHIAVRNGNKYIFCILLRNRKVNLNILNNQGQTPLEIAESKIHEGFYYVWNPEKLILLALTHCNASGGCRRADHFQKKQADEAKESEKLTTSTQTLGIGSVLIVTVTFGAILAIPGGYKADDHYNGGTPTLAGRYIFDAFTMANTIAFICSTLAIIHLMYSGMAMVSWPLRRRHFNISLFLAFSSVISLGAAFMLGMYLVLAPVARWTAIAICVMMMIASLCLFTEPLHAPRVAIAMYVRKGNQVLPVIARVLLIRTLITYWPCVVIFGWAAISTKYGHTRHG; this is encoded by the exons ATGGCATCGGCAGTCAAAGCCAAACTGACGGTGGCCAAAGCAAAGGAGGACACCGCAAAGCCTCCCATGAATCCGTGGTTGCTATTCCTAGCATCGCGAGGTGATTGCGATGGGATAACCGAGCACATTCTTCTGAACATGGAAGCTGCGACGCAACAGACGAAGGCTGCTAAAGAGGAAGCAGGTGCTTGTCATCGCCGGCCTGCACCCTCTGCAGGCTCGTCGCCCCTGGACCAAGCTAACCCTGCAATTCCTACCATGGCGACGACGCAGAAAGCTTCTGGTGATGATGGGCATCAGTCATGCCTGGACCTGGAGGGGGTCACCATTGAAGGCGACACGGCACTGCATGTTCTGGCCACCTCCGGTGATGGCTGGAGCTACCTGAGGAGTGCGGAGATCATCTGCAGCAAGGCCCCGCATCTCCTGCTGGCGCAGAACAACAAAGGCGGCACGCCTTTGCACTGCGCTGTCAGGGCTGGCCATTCCCAAATGGTTTCTTTTCTAATTGATCTGGCTAATAAACCGAGGTCAAATCTGCAGGTAGCGGCTAGACTGAAGGAAGTTCTGAGAAAGGGGACGGCCTTTCTTCCCTTGCATGATGCAATCCGCATCGGAAACAAGGAAATGATCACCAAGCTTCTTGAATTCGATCCAGAATTGGCTAGTTCCCCTACGGATGAAGCAGGAATTTCACCGTTGTACCTAGCTATCGTGCTACAACGTAGTGACATCGCAAAGTTATTGCATCAAATGAGTCCAGAGAAGCTTTCATATTCGGGCCTAAGTGGACAGAACGCATTGCATGCAGCGGTTCTCCAAGGCAAAG AGATGACTGAAATGTTACTGAATTGGAACAAGGACCTCGCAGAACAAGTTGACAAAAATCGAAGCACGCCACTTCACTTCGCTGCATCACTTTGTAAAGACTTCGCTGCATCACTTAGTGAATATACTGTAATAACGTGGATGTCACGCACTCCACTCATTCCAGTACTGCTAGCCAACCCAGTTCAGTTGTACCAGCAAGATTCTGAAGGATTGTATCCGATACACGTTGCTGCATCCTCAGGTGCCATACGGACTATCAAATATTTAATTGAGGAGCAACCTGATGAGATCGCTGGTCTTCTAGATTTTAAGGGGAGGACTTTCCTTCATGTCGCTGTTGAAAGGGGCAGATGGAATATAGTTGAGTATGCTCACCGTACTCGATCATTGGCTAGGATTTTCAGTATGCAAGACAATGATGGCAACACTGCAATGCATATAGCAGTGCGGAATGGAAATAAGTACATTTTTTGTATTTTACTAAGGAACAGGAAAGTAAACTTAAATATACTAAATAATCAGGGGCAGactcctttagaaatagcagaGAGTAAGATTCATGAAGGGTTTTACTATGTATGG AACCCAGAAAAACTGATATTGCTGGCATTAACACATTGCAATGCAAGTGGTGGTTGCCGTCGGGCAGATCACTTTCAGAAAAAACAGGCAGACGAAGCGAAGGAATCAGAGAAACTGACAACTTCAACACAAACTCTAGGCATCGGATCAGTACTAATTGTTACTGTCACATTTGGCGCAATTTTAGCCATACCTGGAGGATATAAAGCCGACGACCATTACAATGGCGGTACACCAACACTTGCTGGAAGGTATATATTCGATGCATTCACCATGGCCAACACAATAGCATTCATTTGCTCAACTTTAGCCATCATCCACCTCATGTACTCCGGAATGGCTATGGTTAGTTGGCCCCTCCGTCGCCGGCACTTCAACATATCTTTATTCCTGGCCTTCAGTTCGGTGATAAGTTTGGGTGCTGCTTTTATGCTAGGTATGTATTTGGTACTGGCTCCAGTGGCTCGATGGACTGCAATTGCAATCTGtgtaatgatgatgattgcatCTCTATGCTTATTCACGGAGCCATTGCATGCACCCCGTGTTGCAATAGCGATGTATGTTAGGAAGGGAAATCAGGTATTGCCAGTTATTGCACGTGTTCTCCTTATTAGAACGCTAATTACATATTGGCCCTGCGTGGTAATCTTTGGCTGGGCAGCGATTTCAACTAAATATGGGCACACAAGACATGGATGA